In Fusobacterium perfoetens, the following are encoded in one genomic region:
- a CDS encoding TRAP transporter permease → MKQEAVLNVNSAMNTKSSEVEELMAKYDKGSRYRVLSGTQGKIVSVLLFCFTVFQLYYGIRGGIDAQIARSIHLAFGLTAVFFLYPTSSKMDKYSLHPFDCFLGILAGACCLYVVIFFEDIVMRQGLINGMDMIVGGIAVLLVLEAARRMIGLPMVVISLGFILYALLGRSIPGALGHRGVSLEGLVQHLFYTTEGIMGLPIQVSSTFIFIFLLFGAYLEKTGMGEFFIDLANSVAGSSPGGPAKVAVISSACMGTLSGSSVANVVGTGSFTIPMMKRLGYKGEFAGAVEATASTGGQLMPPIMGAAAFLLAEITGTPYSKVILAAAIPAVLYYLGVFIGVHFEAKKLGLKGLPKEEIPKFSVVMKTRGQLIIPIFVVIGLLSSGWSPIYAALGAVASTIICAAIKKETRLSFMDIIQGMVAGAKSALTVIAACACAGIITGVVTKTGLGLKVGSILVGIANGNLILTLFFTMITSLILGIGVPTTANYVITSTIAAPAILLITDAAGVPVVPVLAAHLFVFYFGIIADVTPPVCLAAVAAAGVAKSEPMETGMQATRLAIGAFLIPYMFVISPDLIMINPGPTVISSIITAIIGICCVSIGLTGFFKVKMNVVERVLFIVAGLLTLKPGYKTDLLGLVLIVVVYYIQNKKIKNNK, encoded by the coding sequence ATGAAACAAGAAGCGGTATTAAATGTGAATTCAGCCATGAATACCAAATCTTCAGAAGTTGAAGAATTGATGGCAAAATATGACAAAGGTTCAAGATACAGAGTACTTTCAGGAACACAGGGAAAAATAGTTTCAGTTCTTTTATTCTGTTTTACAGTTTTTCAACTTTATTATGGAATAAGAGGAGGAATTGATGCACAGATAGCCCGTTCAATTCATCTTGCTTTTGGTCTTACAGCAGTATTCTTTTTATATCCTACAAGTTCAAAAATGGATAAATACAGTTTACATCCTTTTGATTGCTTTTTGGGAATTCTTGCAGGAGCATGTTGTCTGTATGTTGTAATTTTCTTTGAAGACATTGTAATGAGACAAGGGCTTATAAATGGAATGGATATGATTGTAGGAGGAATTGCTGTTCTTCTTGTTCTTGAAGCTGCAAGAAGAATGATAGGGCTTCCTATGGTGGTTATATCTCTTGGATTTATACTCTATGCTCTTCTTGGAAGAAGTATTCCAGGAGCTCTTGGGCATAGAGGCGTAAGTCTTGAAGGGCTTGTACAACATCTTTTCTATACAACAGAAGGAATTATGGGACTTCCCATTCAAGTATCTTCAACATTTATATTTATTTTCCTTTTATTTGGTGCATATCTTGAAAAAACAGGAATGGGAGAATTTTTCATAGATCTTGCAAACTCAGTAGCAGGAAGTTCACCTGGAGGTCCTGCAAAAGTTGCTGTTATTTCAAGTGCATGTATGGGAACTTTATCAGGAAGTTCTGTGGCAAATGTTGTTGGAACAGGAAGCTTTACTATTCCAATGATGAAAAGACTAGGATATAAAGGAGAATTTGCAGGAGCAGTAGAAGCTACAGCTTCTACAGGAGGACAGTTAATGCCACCTATTATGGGAGCAGCAGCTTTTCTTCTTGCAGAAATAACAGGAACACCTTATTCAAAAGTAATACTTGCAGCAGCAATACCTGCAGTTTTATATTATCTTGGTGTATTTATAGGAGTTCATTTTGAAGCAAAAAAATTAGGGCTAAAAGGACTTCCTAAAGAAGAAATTCCTAAGTTTTCAGTTGTAATGAAAACAAGAGGACAGCTTATTATCCCTATATTTGTTGTAATAGGACTTTTAAGCAGTGGATGGTCTCCTATATATGCAGCTCTTGGGGCAGTTGCTTCTACAATTATATGTGCAGCTATAAAAAAAGAAACAAGACTTTCTTTTATGGATATAATTCAAGGAATGGTAGCAGGAGCAAAAAGTGCTTTAACAGTAATAGCAGCTTGTGCTTGTGCAGGAATTATTACAGGAGTTGTAACTAAAACAGGTCTTGGTCTAAAAGTAGGTTCAATACTTGTTGGAATTGCAAATGGAAATCTTATACTTACTCTTTTCTTTACAATGATAACATCACTTATACTTGGAATAGGAGTTCCTACAACAGCAAACTATGTAATAACATCAACTATAGCAGCACCTGCAATTCTTCTTATAACAGATGCAGCAGGAGTTCCTGTAGTTCCTGTTCTTGCAGCTCATTTATTTGTGTTCTACTTTGGTATAATAGCAGATGTAACTCCTCCTGTATGTCTTGCAGCAGTTGCTGCAGCTGGAGTAGCAAAATCAGAACCTATGGAAACAGGAATGCAGGCGACAAGACTTGCTATAGGTGCTTTCCTTATTCCTTATATGTTTGTAATAAGTCCTGATTTAATAATGATAAATCCTGGTCCAACAGTAATATCAAGTATAATAACAGCTATAATTGGAATATGTTGTGTATCAATAGGACTTACAGGATTCTTTAAAGTAAAAATGAATGTTGTTGAAAGAGTTTTATTTATTGTAGCTGGGCTTTTAACTTTAAAACCTGGATATAAAACAGATCTTTTAGGATTAGTTTTAATAGTAGTTGTTTATTATATTCAAAATAAAAAAATAAAAAATAATAAATAA
- a CDS encoding YceD family protein codes for MKIKLLDLDRENIKFNFSVSSLEGVDLEGELHIEGKAKRLNNEYFIEGKYSARIKTQCVRCLEEIIVDLGEKEFNAKFLNPQDYERYLETLAKAAEMTEEDYFEAEGNEIDVTELVREELLLEMPQYPACVPECKDDSYLQKYSNDGMDSRWAQLLDIKIKN; via the coding sequence ATGAAAATTAAATTATTAGATCTTGACAGAGAGAACATAAAATTTAATTTTTCAGTTTCCAGCTTAGAAGGTGTAGACCTTGAAGGAGAACTTCATATTGAAGGGAAAGCTAAAAGGTTAAATAATGAATACTTTATAGAAGGAAAATATTCAGCTAGAATAAAGACACAATGTGTTAGATGTTTAGAAGAAATTATAGTTGATTTGGGTGAAAAAGAATTTAATGCTAAGTTTTTAAATCCACAGGACTATGAAAGATACTTAGAAACTCTGGCTAAAGCTGCTGAAATGACCGAAGAGGATTATTTTGAGGCAGAAGGTAATGAAATTGATGTCACAGAATTAGTAAGAGAAGAGTTACTTTTAGAGATGCCACAGTATCCTGCCTGCGTTCCGGAATGTAAAGATGATTCTTATTTACAGAAATACAGTAACGACGGAATGGATAGTAGATGGGCACAGTTGTTAGATATAAAAATAAAAAATTAA
- the rpmF gene encoding 50S ribosomal protein L32, which yields MAVPKKKTSKAKKNMRRSHHGLAASTLITCEKCGATKRPHRVCLECGDYNGKQVLKTADAE from the coding sequence ATGGCAGTACCTAAGAAAAAGACTTCAAAAGCTAAAAAAAATATGAGAAGATCTCACCATGGATTAGCAGCATCTACATTAATCACTTGTGAAAAATGTGGAGCTACAAAAAGACCTCATAGAGTTTGTTTAGAGTGTGGAGATTACAACGGAAAACAAGTACTAAAAACAGCTGATGCTGAATAG
- a CDS encoding TAXI family TRAP transporter solute-binding subunit, whose translation MKKIIAIMALALGLAACGGSEKAPTTYVNIGTGGTAGTYYPLGGAFAEIWNTNIEGVNATAESTGASVANVNMLQKGDIDVAIIQNDVASYAENGVELFENKVENIRGMATLYSEPIQCITTDGSVKSISDLKGKKVAIGAIGSGVYCNAVQILAEAGITEKDYKPQYLSFAEAATGLRDRQIDAAFIVAGVPTSAIVDLATQRDVKVVNLDKELADKLKAKYSYYTDYEIPAGTYSTQKEDAQTLTVQSMLVVSSKLSEDMVYNMLKSMYENTDRIKAAHKVGEFIKEESGLEGMSITLHPGAEKYFSEKGIK comes from the coding sequence ATGAAAAAGATAATTGCAATAATGGCTTTAGCTTTAGGACTTGCAGCATGTGGAGGAAGTGAAAAAGCACCTACAACTTATGTTAATATAGGAACTGGAGGAACGGCTGGAACTTATTATCCATTAGGAGGAGCTTTTGCAGAAATATGGAATACAAATATTGAAGGAGTGAATGCAACAGCAGAATCAACAGGAGCATCAGTAGCGAATGTTAATATGCTTCAAAAAGGTGATATTGATGTAGCAATAATTCAAAACGATGTAGCATCTTATGCTGAAAATGGAGTTGAACTTTTTGAAAATAAAGTAGAAAATATAAGAGGAATGGCAACATTATACAGTGAACCTATTCAATGTATTACAACTGATGGAAGTGTAAAGTCAATATCTGATTTAAAAGGAAAGAAAGTAGCAATAGGAGCTATAGGAAGTGGAGTTTATTGCAATGCTGTGCAAATCCTTGCAGAAGCAGGAATAACTGAAAAAGATTATAAACCTCAATACCTTTCATTTGCAGAAGCAGCAACAGGTTTAAGAGATAGACAAATAGATGCAGCATTTATAGTTGCTGGAGTTCCTACATCAGCAATAGTTGACCTTGCTACTCAAAGAGATGTAAAAGTTGTCAATCTTGATAAAGAACTTGCAGATAAATTAAAAGCTAAATATTCTTATTATACAGATTATGAAATCCCTGCAGGAACTTACAGTACGCAAAAAGAAGATGCTCAAACTCTTACAGTACAATCTATGCTTGTAGTAAGCTCTAAATTATCAGAAGATATGGTTTACAATATGCTTAAATCTATGTATGAAAATACAGATAGAATTAAAGCAGCTCATAAAGTAGGAGAATTTATTAAAGAGGAAAGTGGACTTGAAGGAATGAGTATAACTCTTCATCCAGGTGCAGAAAAATATTTTTCTGAAAAAGGAATAAAATAA
- a CDS encoding DUF1850 domain-containing protein yields MINKKVIVGLTALIFLLIFFLKPNYTLVIEDRDKGRIYNFPLKEKKFSLGYTHSVMKTEAEEFFTAEKNKKLKLVETEYKSYGVGLPFLPEEGKLIIRDGKFILYINREFENISMVISPIGKHFLRVDGKKYMLSEMLGDKPVKILLTIKKDYRF; encoded by the coding sequence ATGATAAATAAAAAAGTAATAGTAGGATTAACAGCTTTAATTTTTTTATTAATTTTTTTCTTAAAACCAAATTATACATTAGTTATTGAAGACAGAGACAAAGGAAGAATATATAATTTTCCTTTAAAAGAAAAAAAATTTTCACTTGGTTATACTCATTCTGTTATGAAAACAGAAGCAGAAGAATTTTTTACAGCAGAAAAAAATAAGAAATTAAAACTTGTAGAAACAGAATATAAATCATATGGAGTTGGTCTTCCTTTTTTGCCAGAAGAGGGAAAGCTAATTATAAGGGACGGAAAGTTTATACTTTATATAAATAGAGAATTTGAAAATATATCAATGGTAATTTCTCCAATAGGAAAACATTTCCTGAGAGTTGATGGTAAAAAATATATGCTTAGTGAGATGCTTGGGGATAAGCCAGTAAAAATATTGTTAACTATTAAAAAAGATTATAGATTTTAG
- the ychF gene encoding redox-regulated ATPase YchF, protein MIGIGIVGLPNVGKSTLFNAITKAGAAEAANYPFCTIEPNVGMVTVPDKRIDELAKIINPQRVVQATVEFVDIAGLVAGASKGEGLGNKFLSNIRGTAAICQVVRCFDDDNVVHVSGGVDPIRDINVINGELILADMETIDKALEKNKKLLVTKNKDVMKLVPVLEKCQAHLNEEKLLKTLNLTDEEKELIKVYQLLTIKPMIFVTNVSEDDLATGNEYVEKVREYAKGLDSEVVIVSAKVEEELQEMEEADKEEFLESLGVEEAGLNRLIRAGFKLLGLQTYFTAGVKEVRAWTINIGDTAPKAAGVIHTDFERGFIRAKVASYEDFIKYSGWKGTQEAGVMRVEGKDYVVQDGDLMEFLFNV, encoded by the coding sequence ATGATTGGAATAGGAATAGTCGGACTTCCAAATGTAGGAAAATCAACTCTTTTCAATGCAATAACTAAAGCGGGGGCAGCAGAGGCTGCTAACTATCCGTTCTGTACTATAGAACCAAATGTAGGAATGGTAACAGTTCCTGATAAGAGAATAGATGAACTTGCTAAGATAATTAATCCTCAAAGAGTTGTTCAAGCAACAGTTGAGTTTGTGGATATAGCAGGACTTGTTGCAGGAGCTTCAAAAGGAGAGGGATTAGGAAATAAATTCCTTTCAAATATAAGAGGAACAGCAGCAATATGTCAAGTTGTAAGATGTTTTGATGATGATAATGTTGTTCATGTAAGCGGAGGAGTAGATCCTATAAGAGATATAAATGTTATAAATGGAGAACTTATCTTAGCTGATATGGAAACAATAGATAAAGCTCTTGAAAAAAATAAAAAACTTCTTGTTACAAAAAATAAAGATGTAATGAAACTTGTTCCTGTGTTAGAAAAATGTCAGGCACATTTAAATGAAGAAAAATTATTAAAGACTCTTAATCTTACAGATGAAGAAAAAGAACTTATAAAAGTTTATCAGCTTCTTACAATAAAACCAATGATTTTTGTTACAAATGTATCTGAAGATGATTTAGCAACAGGAAACGAATATGTTGAAAAAGTAAGAGAATATGCAAAAGGACTTGATTCAGAAGTTGTTATAGTTTCTGCAAAAGTTGAAGAAGAACTTCAAGAAATGGAAGAAGCAGATAAAGAAGAATTTTTAGAAAGTCTTGGTGTAGAAGAGGCTGGTCTTAACAGATTAATAAGAGCAGGATTTAAACTTCTTGGGCTTCAAACTTATTTTACAGCAGGAGTAAAAGAAGTTAGAGCATGGACAATCAATATAGGAGATACTGCTCCAAAAGCAGCAGGAGTTATCCATACAGATTTTGAAAGAGGATTTATAAGAGCTAAAGTTGCAAGCTATGAAGATTTTATAAAATACTCTGGATGGAAAGGAACTCAGGAAGCAGGAGTTATGAGAGTAGAAGGAAAAGATTATGTTGTTCAAGACGGAGATTTAATGGAATTTTTATTTAATGTATAG